The following coding sequences are from one Aeromicrobium duanguangcaii window:
- a CDS encoding DUF305 domain-containing protein: MSAVLALTAAAGCSADEEKDSGAPIIVPGEVGESSKTVAPESLKTPKDDYNDVDREFVEMMVPHHQQAVEMSALAAKHARASEVKGFASRISDTQRAEIDALQGWLETRGLPKASTTPTGEHVTHMQGMLTPAQMDELAAARGRAFDRLYVKRMIAHHEGAIAMADEALSSGIDTVNRAFAGDVMASQSAEVTRLRDILLTL, encoded by the coding sequence GTGAGCGCCGTTCTGGCGCTCACCGCGGCCGCGGGCTGCTCTGCCGATGAAGAGAAGGACTCCGGCGCACCGATCATCGTGCCGGGCGAGGTGGGCGAGTCCAGCAAGACCGTCGCGCCCGAGTCGTTGAAGACGCCCAAGGACGACTACAACGACGTCGACCGCGAGTTCGTCGAGATGATGGTGCCGCACCACCAGCAGGCCGTCGAGATGTCGGCCCTGGCGGCGAAGCACGCCCGCGCCAGCGAGGTCAAGGGCTTCGCCTCGCGCATCAGCGACACGCAACGAGCCGAGATCGACGCGCTGCAGGGCTGGCTCGAGACCCGCGGCCTGCCGAAGGCGTCCACGACGCCGACCGGTGAGCACGTCACGCACATGCAGGGCATGCTCACCCCGGCGCAGATGGACGAGCTGGCCGCCGCACGGGGTCGTGCGTTCGACCGGCTCTACGTCAAGCGCATGATCGCCCACCACGAGGGCGCCATCGCGATGGCCGACGAGGCGCTCAGCAGCGGGATCGACACCGTCAACCGCGCGTTCGCCGGCGACGTCATGGCGTCGCAGAGCGCGGAGGTCACCCGCCTGCGCGACATCCTGCTGACGCTCTGA
- the miaB gene encoding tRNA (N6-isopentenyl adenosine(37)-C2)-methylthiotransferase MiaB, with product MTKTYEVRTYGCQMNVHDSERLSGLLETAGYAAAEQGQTPDLVVFNTCAVRENADNKLYGNLGHVASIKAKNPGMQVAVGGCLAQKDKDTITRRAPWVDVVFGTHNIGSLPVLLERARIAEESQVEILESLEVFPSTLPTKRDSVFAAWVSISVGCNNTCTFCIVPALRGKERDRRPGDILAEIEALVAEGVVEVTLLGQNVNSYGVEFGDREAFSKLLRACGQIEGLERVRFTSPHPAAFSDDVIAAMAETPNVMPQLHMPLQSGSDRILKAMRRSYRRDRFLGILDRVRAAMPEASITTDIIVGFPGETEEDFLETMDVVRQARFSSAFTFQYSQRPGTPAADLPDQLPKAVVQERYERLSALVSEISWSENQRLEGQVVELLVADQAHAGGRKDAETHRMSGRARDNRLVHFVPGDHEVRPGDLVVTRVTKASPHHLVADGEPIEVRRTRAGDAWESRQGRTSVTPGSVGLGMPSVGVPAPLPPAPACAPA from the coding sequence ATGACGAAGACCTATGAAGTCCGTACCTACGGCTGCCAGATGAACGTGCACGACAGCGAGCGGCTGTCGGGACTGCTCGAGACCGCGGGCTACGCGGCGGCCGAGCAGGGGCAGACGCCGGACCTCGTCGTCTTCAACACGTGCGCCGTGCGCGAGAACGCCGACAACAAGCTGTACGGCAACCTCGGCCACGTGGCGAGCATCAAGGCCAAGAACCCCGGCATGCAGGTCGCCGTGGGCGGCTGCCTGGCGCAGAAGGACAAGGACACCATCACCCGGCGCGCGCCGTGGGTGGACGTCGTCTTCGGCACCCACAACATCGGCTCGCTGCCGGTCCTGCTCGAGCGGGCACGGATCGCCGAGGAGTCCCAGGTCGAGATCCTCGAGTCGCTCGAGGTCTTCCCGTCGACGCTCCCGACCAAGCGTGACTCGGTCTTCGCCGCTTGGGTCTCGATCAGCGTCGGCTGCAACAACACCTGCACGTTCTGCATCGTCCCCGCCCTGCGCGGCAAGGAGCGCGACCGCCGGCCCGGCGACATCCTCGCCGAGATCGAGGCGCTGGTCGCCGAGGGCGTCGTCGAGGTCACCCTGCTGGGCCAGAACGTCAACAGCTACGGCGTCGAGTTCGGTGACCGCGAGGCGTTCTCCAAGCTGCTGCGCGCCTGCGGGCAGATCGAGGGCCTCGAGCGCGTGCGGTTCACCTCGCCGCACCCCGCCGCCTTCTCCGACGACGTCATCGCCGCGATGGCCGAGACGCCCAATGTCATGCCGCAGCTGCACATGCCGTTGCAGTCGGGCTCGGACCGCATCCTCAAGGCGATGCGCCGCTCCTACCGCCGCGACCGCTTCCTGGGGATCCTCGACCGCGTGCGTGCGGCGATGCCCGAGGCGTCGATCACGACCGACATCATCGTCGGCTTCCCCGGCGAGACCGAGGAGGACTTCCTCGAGACGATGGACGTCGTGCGTCAGGCACGGTTCTCCAGCGCGTTCACGTTCCAGTACTCGCAGCGCCCCGGCACGCCGGCCGCCGACCTGCCCGACCAGCTGCCGAAGGCCGTCGTGCAGGAGCGCTATGAGCGTCTCTCGGCGCTCGTGTCGGAGATCTCGTGGTCCGAGAACCAGCGACTCGAGGGCCAGGTCGTCGAGCTGCTCGTGGCCGACCAGGCCCACGCCGGTGGCCGCAAGGATGCCGAGACCCATCGGATGAGCGGGCGAGCGCGCGACAACCGGCTCGTGCACTTCGTCCCCGGTGACCACGAGGTCCGCCCCGGCGACCTCGTCGTCACGCGGGTCACGAAGGCGTCCCCGCACCACCTGGTCGCCGACGGCGAGCCGATCGAGGTGCGCCGCACCCGGGCAGGTGACGCGTGGGAGTCCCGGCAGGGCCGCACCTCGGTGACCCCCGGCTCGGTCGGCCTGGGCATGCCCTCGGTGGGCGTGCCCGCGCCGCTGCCGCCGGCCCCGGCCTGCGCGCCCGCCTGA